One genomic window of Polaromonas sp. SP1 includes the following:
- the upp gene encoding uracil phosphoribosyltransferase, with product MTTPSAQANPKVHLVDHPLVQHKLTLMRRKDASTNTFRTLLNELSMLMAYEVTRDMPMQDIEIETPLEVTTSKVIDGKKLVFVSILRAGNGILEGMLSVVPGARVGHVGLYRDPKTLTAVEYYFKMPHDMEERDIVVVDPMLATGNSAIAAVERLKELNPKSIKFVCLLTCPEGIKALQTAHPDVPIYTAAIDRELNSHGYILPGLGDAGDRIFGTK from the coding sequence ATGACCACCCCCAGCGCACAGGCCAACCCCAAAGTCCACCTGGTCGACCACCCGCTGGTGCAGCACAAGCTCACCCTGATGCGCCGCAAGGACGCATCCACCAACACCTTTCGCACCCTGCTCAACGAGCTCAGCATGCTGATGGCCTATGAGGTCACCCGCGACATGCCCATGCAGGACATCGAGATCGAAACGCCGCTGGAGGTCACCACCTCCAAGGTCATCGACGGCAAGAAGCTGGTGTTTGTCTCCATCCTGCGCGCCGGCAACGGCATCCTGGAAGGCATGCTCAGCGTGGTGCCCGGCGCCCGCGTCGGCCACGTCGGCCTGTACCGCGACCCGAAAACGCTGACGGCGGTGGAGTACTACTTCAAGATGCCGCACGACATGGAAGAGCGCGATATCGTGGTGGTCGACCCGATGCTGGCCACCGGCAACTCCGCCATCGCGGCGGTCGAGCGGCTCAAGGAGCTCAACCCCAAGTCCATCAAGTTTGTCTGCCTGCTGACCTGCCCCGAAGGCATCAAGGCCCTGCAAACCGCCCACCCCGACGTGCCCATCTACACCGCCGCCATCGACCGCGAACTCAACAGCCACGGCTACATCCTGCCCGGCCTGGGGGATGCAGGAGATCGCATTTTCGGAACGAAATAG
- a CDS encoding 5'-methylthioadenosine/S-adenosylhomocysteine nucleosidase: MLSPVCLRRPAKILPGLMHWLAAGLLALVLGGCAAPAAGPKAAASSAGIPVRLDETPRIAVMSAFEPELTLLLNRLQTPVRHTVNGITFTTGTLQGKPVVLFLSGISMVNASMSTQMALDRFNVTHIVFSGIAGGVNPALHIGDVSVPAQWGQYLEVLMARETAPGQFTVPERMAGQTLPPFGMLYPRPVETRTAANPTPVRKFWFQVDPTMLEVARGLSNIDLGACNAGVCLVHKPQLMVGGNGVSGQAFVDNAAFREYAFKTFQSNVLDMETAAVGMVAYSNGVPYIAFRSLSDLAGGGKEANEMVTFMHIAADNSAKVLLAFLSAWK; the protein is encoded by the coding sequence ATGCTTTCCCCTGTGTGCCTGCGGCGCCCTGCAAAAATCCTTCCCGGCCTGATGCACTGGCTGGCGGCAGGCCTGCTTGCCCTGGTGCTGGGCGGCTGCGCGGCGCCGGCCGCCGGCCCCAAGGCCGCAGCTTCAAGCGCCGGCATCCCTGTACGGCTGGACGAAACGCCGCGCATCGCCGTGATGTCGGCCTTCGAGCCTGAGCTGACCCTGCTGCTGAACCGCCTGCAAACGCCTGTCAGGCATACCGTCAACGGCATCACCTTCACCACCGGCACGCTGCAGGGCAAGCCGGTCGTCCTTTTCCTGTCCGGCATCAGCATGGTCAACGCGTCCATGAGCACGCAGATGGCGCTGGACCGCTTCAACGTCACGCACATCGTCTTCAGCGGCATCGCCGGCGGCGTCAACCCCGCGCTCCACATCGGCGACGTCAGCGTGCCCGCCCAGTGGGGCCAATACCTTGAGGTGCTGATGGCGCGCGAAACCGCCCCCGGCCAGTTCACCGTGCCGGAGCGCATGGCCGGCCAGACCCTGCCGCCCTTCGGCATGCTCTACCCCCGACCGGTCGAAACACGCACCGCCGCCAACCCCACGCCGGTGCGCAAGTTCTGGTTTCAGGTCGACCCCACGATGCTGGAGGTCGCCCGTGGCCTGAGCAATATCGATCTGGGCGCCTGCAACGCCGGCGTGTGCCTGGTGCACAAGCCGCAGCTGATGGTCGGCGGCAACGGCGTGTCAGGCCAGGCCTTTGTCGACAACGCCGCCTTCCGCGAATACGCCTTCAAGACTTTCCAGTCCAATGTGCTCGACATGGAGACCGCGGCTGTCGGCATGGTGGCCTACAGCAACGGCGTGCCCTACATCGCCTTTCGTTCGCTCAGCGATCTGGCGGGTGGCGGCAAGGAAGCCAATGAGATGGTGACTTTTATGCACATTGCGGCGGACAACTCGGCCAAGGTTTTGCTGGCGTTTCTTTCCGCATGGAAATAG
- a CDS encoding BMP family protein: MPQIFKRRQLVLLATAVAVALPGFAFAQAKTKVAGIYTVPFEQQWVSRLHKALKAAEARGEIEYKATENVSNADYERVMREYATAGNALIVGEAFAVEAAARKVAKDFPKVSFLLGSSGKVQAPNFSVFDNYIQEPAYLSGMIAGGMTKSNKIGMVGGFPIPEVNRLMNAFMAGAKETNPKVEFSVSFINSWFDPPKAKEAAFAMIDKGADVMYAERFGVSDAAKEKGKLAIGNVINTQDKYPDTVVSSALWNMEPSIDRAIKLVKEGKFKAEDYGPYSMMKHKGSELAPLGTFEKKIPADIVAKVKAKEKDILDGKFTVKVDDGQPKSTTK, from the coding sequence ATGCCCCAGATCTTCAAGCGCCGACAACTCGTCCTGCTCGCCACCGCAGTGGCCGTCGCCCTGCCCGGCTTTGCCTTCGCCCAGGCCAAGACCAAAGTGGCCGGCATCTACACGGTTCCGTTTGAGCAGCAATGGGTCAGCCGCCTGCACAAGGCGCTCAAGGCCGCCGAGGCGCGCGGCGAGATCGAATACAAGGCGACCGAGAACGTGTCGAATGCCGACTACGAACGCGTGATGCGCGAATACGCCACGGCCGGCAACGCATTGATCGTCGGCGAGGCTTTTGCCGTCGAGGCCGCCGCCCGCAAGGTCGCCAAGGATTTCCCCAAGGTGTCCTTCCTCCTCGGATCGTCCGGCAAGGTGCAGGCACCCAACTTCTCGGTGTTTGACAACTACATCCAGGAGCCGGCCTACCTCAGCGGCATGATCGCCGGCGGCATGACCAAGTCCAACAAGATCGGCATGGTCGGCGGCTTCCCGATTCCTGAAGTCAACCGCCTGATGAACGCCTTCATGGCCGGCGCCAAAGAGACCAACCCCAAGGTCGAATTCAGCGTGAGCTTCATCAACAGCTGGTTTGACCCGCCCAAGGCCAAGGAAGCGGCCTTCGCCATGATCGACAAGGGCGCCGACGTGATGTACGCCGAGCGCTTTGGCGTGAGCGATGCCGCCAAGGAAAAGGGCAAGCTCGCCATCGGCAACGTCATCAACACACAAGACAAATACCCCGACACCGTGGTGTCGTCGGCCCTGTGGAACATGGAGCCCAGCATCGACCGCGCCATCAAGCTGGTCAAAGAGGGCAAGTTCAAGGCCGAAGACTACGGCCCGTATTCGATGATGAAACACAAGGGCTCCGAACTCGCCCCGCTGGGCACCTTTGAAAAGAAGATTCCCGCCGACATCGTAGCCAAGGTCAAAGCCAAAGAGAAAGACATTCTTGACGGCAAGTTCACCGTCAAGGTCGACGACGGCCAGCCGAAATCCACCACTAAATAA